A single region of the Arthrobacter sp. V1I7 genome encodes:
- a CDS encoding LpqB family beta-propeller domain-containing protein, protein MRGSSNRLTTACAAVLAVVLLMLTSCAQIPRSGPVGRSTDESAGNPNNAPVFFPSAPRPGAGPEAVIEDFYLAGSGYEDDYAVARQYLTQASSVTWKPDQRVLVFRSARVVPTGVENVFNYELDVAYSVDADGVATQLPPGTTENIPATLTQVDGEWRIAEIPDGTAIPEETFKVIYGAYPIYFYDPTFTYAVPDVRWFIRKKTVKSMTSALLGGPAPYLKGAVVSAFPSGIQLARESVPVVSGAAQVDLTAKDLVEASSEDRLRMQTQLALTFRSQPDVINVELRADQDLVRVEDNGSVLAPIRDKNVPAHQIAVSDNELVRYENNRISPLPDIQSVAALGPRAPAESPVSQSAAFLNADRTTLYAIVPGQAARALTTRATLSGPSFDRYDWVWTAGPGATGATEVVAYRPVGVAEGAAVPTVSLAPGWLAGRTVREFRVSREGARALVISEQNGKTKVQVTGIIRAADGTPRDLTAPMTLLTARDPDQGVWIDDTTVAVLKGSASETVIPELLSLTSAQPEPLAPWPGLTALSAGNGPEEIFAQSAEGIFQRLGNGWSPQLEGPVDPAFPG, encoded by the coding sequence ATGAGGGGTTCCTCGAACAGACTCACGACGGCGTGCGCCGCCGTGCTGGCCGTCGTCCTGTTGATGCTGACGTCCTGCGCCCAGATCCCGCGCTCCGGGCCGGTCGGCAGGAGCACGGACGAGAGCGCCGGAAACCCCAATAACGCCCCCGTCTTCTTCCCGTCCGCTCCCCGCCCCGGCGCCGGACCCGAGGCCGTGATCGAGGACTTCTACCTGGCCGGCAGCGGTTATGAGGACGACTACGCCGTCGCCCGCCAGTACCTCACCCAGGCCTCCTCCGTCACCTGGAAACCGGACCAGCGGGTCCTCGTGTTCCGGTCGGCCCGGGTGGTGCCCACCGGCGTCGAGAACGTGTTCAACTACGAACTGGACGTGGCTTACTCAGTGGACGCCGACGGCGTCGCCACGCAGCTTCCTCCGGGCACCACGGAGAACATTCCCGCCACCCTGACCCAGGTCGACGGTGAATGGAGGATCGCGGAAATCCCGGATGGCACCGCCATCCCGGAGGAGACGTTCAAAGTCATCTACGGTGCCTACCCGATCTACTTTTACGATCCCACTTTCACTTACGCAGTCCCCGATGTCCGGTGGTTCATCAGGAAGAAGACTGTCAAGTCCATGACCAGCGCCCTCCTCGGCGGACCCGCCCCCTATCTCAAGGGCGCCGTCGTCAGCGCCTTCCCCTCGGGCATCCAGCTGGCCCGGGAGTCAGTACCCGTCGTCTCCGGTGCAGCCCAGGTGGATCTCACCGCCAAGGACCTCGTGGAAGCCTCCAGTGAGGACAGGCTGCGGATGCAGACGCAGCTGGCCTTGACATTCCGGAGCCAGCCCGACGTCATCAACGTTGAACTCCGGGCCGACCAGGACCTCGTCCGGGTCGAGGACAACGGATCCGTGCTGGCGCCGATCCGGGACAAGAACGTCCCGGCCCACCAGATTGCCGTGAGCGACAACGAGCTGGTCCGGTACGAGAACAACAGGATCTCACCGCTTCCGGATATCCAGTCCGTCGCAGCCCTCGGGCCCCGGGCCCCGGCGGAGTCTCCCGTCTCGCAATCGGCGGCATTCCTCAATGCCGACCGGACGACCCTGTACGCCATCGTGCCGGGCCAGGCCGCACGTGCCCTGACCACCCGCGCCACCTTGTCCGGGCCCTCCTTCGACCGCTATGACTGGGTGTGGACCGCCGGTCCGGGAGCCACCGGCGCAACCGAAGTCGTGGCTTACCGGCCCGTCGGAGTGGCCGAAGGGGCGGCCGTGCCGACGGTCTCGCTGGCGCCGGGCTGGCTCGCCGGCCGCACTGTCAGGGAGTTCAGGGTGTCCCGCGAGGGCGCACGGGCGCTCGTTATTTCGGAGCAGAACGGCAAGACCAAGGTCCAGGTGACGGGCATCATCCGGGCCGCCGACGGCACGCCTCGGGACCTGACCGCACCGATGACTCTCCTGACGGCCCGCGATCCGGATCAGGGAGTCTGGATCGACGACACCACGGTGGCCGTTTTGAAGGGCTCCGCGAGCGAAACGGTGATCCCCGAGCTGCTGTCCCTGACGTCCGCGCAACCGGAGCCGCTCGCGCCGTGGCCGGGGCTCACGGCTCTCAGCGCCGGCAACGGCCCGGAGGAGATCTTCGCGCAGTCCGCCGAAGGCATCTTCCAGCGGCTCGGCAACGGCTGGTCGCCCCAGCTCGAGGGTCCGGTCGATCCGGCCTTCCCCGGCTGA
- the mtrB gene encoding MtrAB system histidine kinase MtrB, which produces MAVRVARLVRTGVSRLLPGIRYLLRSLHRKWRRSMQFRTVLTTLMLAISSFAVVGAYLSNQIANNLFQERLAQAESETRYNVKQVQDTFDGAQVTDQSSVITLVYDTLNAVEGRGSVIQRRYVFEAMPEQTKPRNRWVESRASDQLTISVIPPELRKAVQDSGKEQFWASTEFPVGTGDRPGIAVGNKVTFNGTVYELYLIYDLNTAQKTLDEIQNVLLAGGAALVLMIGAVAWYVTRNVVSPVSHAAVVSEKLAAGQLQERMVVKGEDEVARLGASFNHMAASLQEQITQLATLSQMQQRFVSDVSHELRTPLTTVRMAAEVLYDAREDFDPINKRSAELLYNQVERFQSLLADLLEISRFDAGVATLDAEPTDIVQLITHVIEGVAPVAAEYGSEVTLNAPEGSIIVEMDDRRIDRILRNLILNALEHGEGRPVNVSVAANGTAVAVAVRDHGIGMGAAEAARVFDRFWRADPARARTTGGSGLGLSIAAEDTKLHNGWLQAWGDKGNGSNFRLTLSLRQGETITRSPLQLEPADVGLPGSGPQRTMLLLDPSPAPESKASVPGAAPRAAGGSDDERKAES; this is translated from the coding sequence ATGGCGGTCCGCGTCGCGCGCCTGGTGCGGACCGGGGTCTCCCGGCTGCTGCCGGGCATCCGTTATCTGCTGCGCTCCCTGCACCGCAAATGGCGCCGCTCGATGCAGTTCCGCACGGTGCTCACGACGCTGATGCTCGCCATCAGCTCCTTTGCCGTGGTGGGAGCCTACCTGTCCAACCAGATCGCCAATAATCTTTTCCAGGAACGCCTTGCCCAGGCGGAGTCCGAGACCCGCTACAACGTGAAGCAGGTCCAGGACACCTTCGACGGCGCCCAGGTCACCGACCAGTCCAGCGTCATCACGCTCGTCTATGACACCTTGAACGCGGTCGAGGGCCGCGGATCCGTGATCCAGCGACGGTACGTCTTTGAAGCCATGCCGGAACAGACCAAGCCCCGCAACCGGTGGGTGGAATCCCGGGCCTCGGATCAGCTGACCATCAGCGTCATCCCGCCCGAGCTGCGCAAGGCAGTCCAGGACTCAGGCAAGGAGCAGTTCTGGGCCTCCACGGAATTCCCGGTGGGTACCGGGGACCGTCCCGGCATTGCGGTCGGCAACAAGGTCACCTTCAACGGCACCGTCTACGAGCTCTACCTCATCTACGACCTCAACACGGCACAGAAGACCCTCGACGAGATCCAGAACGTCCTGCTTGCCGGCGGGGCGGCGCTGGTGCTCATGATCGGGGCCGTCGCCTGGTACGTGACCCGCAACGTCGTGAGCCCGGTCAGCCACGCCGCCGTCGTGTCCGAAAAACTTGCCGCCGGGCAACTGCAGGAGCGCATGGTGGTCAAGGGCGAGGACGAGGTGGCGCGGCTGGGCGCTTCGTTCAACCACATGGCGGCCAGCCTGCAGGAGCAGATCACCCAGCTCGCCACCCTCTCCCAGATGCAGCAGCGTTTCGTCTCGGACGTCTCCCACGAGCTGCGTACCCCGCTCACCACCGTGCGGATGGCCGCGGAGGTGCTCTACGATGCGCGGGAGGATTTCGACCCCATCAACAAGCGTTCGGCGGAACTGCTCTACAACCAGGTGGAACGCTTCCAGTCACTGCTGGCGGACCTGCTGGAGATTTCCCGCTTCGACGCCGGGGTGGCAACGCTCGACGCCGAGCCCACCGACATTGTCCAGCTCATCACCCACGTGATCGAAGGCGTGGCACCCGTCGCGGCCGAGTACGGCTCCGAGGTCACCCTCAACGCCCCCGAGGGCAGCATCATCGTGGAGATGGACGACCGCCGGATCGACCGGATCCTGCGCAACCTCATCCTGAATGCCCTGGAACACGGCGAGGGCCGTCCGGTAAACGTGTCCGTGGCAGCCAACGGCACCGCCGTGGCAGTAGCCGTCCGCGACCATGGGATCGGCATGGGCGCGGCCGAGGCCGCCCGCGTCTTCGACCGCTTCTGGCGCGCCGATCCGGCCCGGGCACGGACCACGGGAGGCAGCGGCCTGGGGCTTTCCATTGCCGCCGAGGACACCAAGCTCCACAACGGGTGGCTCCAGGCGTGGGGAGACAAGGGCAACGGGTCCAACTTCCGGCTGACCCTTTCGCTCCGACAGGGCGAGACCATCACCAGGTCGCCGCTCCAGCTGGAACCGGCCGACGTCGGACTGCCCGGTTCCGGACCCCAGCGCACCATGTTGCTGCTGGACCCGTCGCCCGCCCCGGAGAGCAAGGCCTCCGTTCCGGGAGCTGCGCCCCGCGCAGCCGGCGGCAGTGATGACGAAAGGAAGGCGGAGTCATGA
- the hpf gene encoding ribosome hibernation-promoting factor, HPF/YfiA family, with the protein MEFMISGRNLTVSDRFREYADEKISKIASLGDKVQRVDAKVSKETKARQTDEMLTVELTVLGRGPVIRAEASAADKFAAFDLAYNKLLERLRRAKDRKKVHHGRHTPVAVREATASLEPASTSAPLYEEASRRQEAPTTETEKSPYEVENDIPAGDSPVLIRRKVFTAASLTLDDAVDNMELVGHDFYLFVDKETKAPSVVYRREGWTYGVISLDQTCEPGATPPEAKVIAYRSEDEPARA; encoded by the coding sequence ATGGAGTTCATGATCAGCGGACGTAATTTGACGGTCTCAGACCGCTTCCGCGAGTACGCCGACGAGAAGATCTCGAAGATTGCGTCATTGGGGGACAAGGTCCAGAGGGTGGACGCGAAAGTTTCCAAGGAGACCAAGGCCCGCCAGACCGATGAGATGCTCACCGTCGAGCTGACAGTCCTGGGTCGAGGCCCCGTGATCCGGGCCGAAGCCAGCGCCGCAGACAAATTCGCCGCGTTCGATCTCGCCTACAACAAGCTCCTTGAACGCCTGCGCCGGGCGAAGGACCGTAAAAAGGTCCACCACGGCAGGCATACCCCCGTGGCGGTGCGCGAAGCCACGGCGTCGCTGGAGCCGGCCAGCACCAGCGCACCCCTCTACGAGGAAGCGAGCCGCCGCCAGGAGGCCCCGACGACTGAAACGGAGAAGTCGCCGTATGAGGTGGAGAACGACATTCCCGCCGGGGACTCTCCGGTGCTGATCCGTCGGAAGGTTTTCACCGCGGCGTCCCTGACCCTGGACGACGCCGTCGACAACATGGAGCTCGTGGGTCACGATTTCTATCTGTTCGTTGACAAGGAGACCAAGGCACCGTCCGTCGTCTACCGCCGCGAAGGCTGGACTTACGGGGTAATCTCCTTGGACCAGACCTGCGAGCCGGGCGCGACCCCACCGGAAGCAAAGGTCATCGCCTACCGCTCCGAGGATGAGCCCGCCAGAGCCTAG
- the mtrA gene encoding MtrAB system response regulator MtrA, which yields MKARILVVDDDEALAEMIGIVLRNDGFEPVFCADGGQALEVFRSSKPDLVLLDLMLPGMDGIEVCRQIRAESDVPIVMLTAKSDTSDVVRGLESGADDYVPKPFKPAELVARVRARLRPGDQKAPETLRIADVTIDVAGHLVSRGSERISLTPLEFDLLVALARKPWQVFTRELLLEQVWGYRHAADTRLVNVHVQRLRSKIERDPEAPEVVLTVRGVGYKAGS from the coding sequence ATGAAGGCACGCATTCTGGTAGTGGACGATGACGAGGCGCTCGCCGAGATGATCGGCATTGTGCTGCGCAACGATGGCTTTGAGCCCGTCTTTTGCGCCGACGGCGGGCAGGCTCTCGAAGTCTTCCGGTCCTCGAAGCCCGATCTCGTGCTGCTCGACCTGATGCTCCCGGGCATGGACGGCATCGAAGTGTGCCGGCAGATCCGTGCCGAGTCGGATGTCCCGATCGTCATGCTGACGGCGAAATCGGACACCTCGGACGTGGTCCGGGGGCTGGAATCCGGCGCGGACGACTATGTACCCAAACCCTTCAAGCCCGCGGAACTCGTGGCCCGGGTCCGGGCCCGGCTCCGGCCCGGCGACCAGAAGGCGCCGGAAACCCTGCGTATCGCGGATGTCACCATCGACGTGGCCGGCCACCTCGTCAGCCGCGGCAGCGAGCGCATCTCGCTCACGCCGCTGGAATTCGACCTCCTGGTGGCGCTGGCCCGCAAGCCGTGGCAGGTCTTCACCCGGGAACTCCTGCTGGAGCAGGTCTGGGGCTACCGCCACGCCGCCGACACGCGGTTGGTCAACGTCCATGTCCAGCGGCTCCGGTCAAAGATCGAACGTGACCCGGAAGCCCCCGAAGTTGTATTGACGGTCCGTGGTGTCGGCTATAAAGCAGGTTCCTGA
- a CDS encoding ComF family protein, protein MTRHRHNGTQSQRHGPDLDLSPPAFRASNHRGDYPRGPARLADRTAAAAAELLALAAPVGCVCCGAEDLVLCGTCARQIRLLTRNPFQAEAQAPALMDMDGSVLLPVVAAGVYRGELAQAVLSFKRYGQARLGRVLAQALGRAVDAAAGEPAGVWLVPVPTSNGAFRKRGFSPVHLLLKRFSRDRTSGAPERDGPRVVDALRKSGALRRAGSSLARPLTAPQYGFLVRSLSGSLAGGQKGLGRGARSQRVRESMRVRGGLRAPELRGQPCIIIDDVLTTGATLAEAARALQLAGALVRGAVVLAATRPPVAADFAAGHRVVSGKAGVKEKNKPKKDE, encoded by the coding sequence ATGACGAGACACAGGCACAACGGCACGCAGTCCCAGCGGCATGGCCCCGATCTGGACCTGTCCCCGCCTGCATTCCGGGCGTCGAACCATCGAGGTGACTACCCTCGCGGGCCGGCGCGTCTGGCGGACCGGACAGCGGCCGCAGCGGCGGAACTGCTTGCCCTTGCGGCTCCGGTGGGCTGCGTCTGTTGCGGGGCGGAGGATCTGGTGCTCTGTGGCACCTGCGCGCGGCAGATCCGGCTCCTGACCCGGAACCCGTTCCAGGCCGAGGCGCAGGCCCCCGCGCTGATGGACATGGACGGCTCCGTGCTACTTCCGGTAGTTGCCGCCGGCGTCTACCGCGGGGAGCTGGCGCAGGCCGTGCTGTCATTCAAGCGGTACGGCCAGGCGCGGCTCGGTCGCGTGCTGGCGCAGGCGCTCGGCCGAGCCGTAGACGCCGCGGCGGGGGAACCGGCGGGGGTCTGGCTGGTGCCGGTGCCTACGAGCAACGGCGCCTTCCGGAAGCGGGGCTTCAGCCCGGTCCATCTGCTGCTCAAGAGGTTCAGCCGGGACCGTACCTCCGGGGCACCGGAGCGCGACGGTCCTCGGGTCGTTGACGCGCTCCGGAAGTCAGGAGCCCTGCGGAGGGCAGGGTCGTCGCTGGCGCGGCCCCTGACGGCGCCACAGTACGGGTTCCTGGTGCGGTCCCTGTCAGGGTCCCTGGCCGGCGGGCAGAAAGGCCTGGGCCGTGGCGCGCGGTCGCAGCGGGTGCGGGAATCAATGCGGGTCCGGGGCGGCCTCCGGGCTCCGGAGCTGCGCGGGCAGCCCTGCATCATCATCGATGACGTGCTCACCACGGGTGCCACCCTTGCCGAGGCCGCCCGGGCCTTGCAGCTGGCAGGAGCATTGGTCCGGGGTGCCGTGGTCCTCGCTGCGACACGCCCGCCGGTCGCAGCCGACTTCGCAGCCGGTCACCGCGTCGTGTCTGGGAAGGCGGGTGTCAAGGAAAAAAATAAACCAAAAAAAGATGAATAA